A part of Rhinatrema bivittatum chromosome 16, aRhiBiv1.1, whole genome shotgun sequence genomic DNA contains:
- the LOC115077680 gene encoding olfactory receptor 1030-like, whose product MNLENMTMVTEFIILGLSDNPQQQVPLFLVFLLIYLITLLGNLVIITVTCADPRLHTPMYFFLSNLSLTDICCTSNIVPKLLRIFLTGDKTISFAGCFLQLYFFITFGCVEVFILAVMAYDRYAAVCNPLRYSLIMNHRVCVLIVATSWIIGFLSSEIITASVTRLSFCASNVINHFFCDFMPLLKLSCTETAIAETVLFVLTVLIPAPAFLVTLISYIYIISAILGISSAEGKRKAFSTCSSHLTVVSVYYLSALCIYLRPNSTYSQEQGRIISVVYTAVTPMLNPIIYSLRNKEVKNALRKIIAYGACGV is encoded by the coding sequence ATGAATTTGGAAAATATGACGATGGTGACAGAATTCATTATTCTGGGACTTTCTGATAATCCCCAGCAGCAGGTTCCTCTCTTCCTGGTCTTCCTGCTCATCTACCTGATCACCCTGCTGGGGAACCTTGTGATTATCACAGTGACCTGTGCTGACCCccgcctgcacacccccatgtacttcttcctcagtaacctctctctcacagacatctgCTGCACCTCCAACATTGTCCCAAAACTGCTGAGAATCTTTCTCACAGGGGATAAGACCATTTCCTTTGCTGGATGCTTTCTGCAGCTCTATTTCTTCATCACTTTTGGCTGTGTTGAAGTCTTTATCCTTGCTGTCATGGCTTATGATCGCTATGCTGCAGTCTGCAACCCTTTGCGCTATTCCCTCATTATGAATCACAGAGTCTGTGTCCTGATAGTAGCCACTTCCTGGATCATTGGCTTTCTATCATCTGAGATAATCACAGCTTCTGTCACCCGCCTTTCATTCTGTGCCTCTAATgtgatcaatcatttcttctgtgactTCATGCCACTGTTAAAGCTTTCCTGCACTGAGACGGCCATCGCAGAAACTGTATTGTTTGTTTTAACTGTATTGATACCAGCACCTGCCTTCCTAGTGACTCTCATATCCTACATCTACATCATCTCAGCCATCCTGGGGATCAGCTCTGCAGAGGGGAAGCGTAAAgctttctccacctgctcctctcacCTCACTGTTGTCTCTGTGTATTATTTGTCAGCACTTTGCATTTATCTGAGACCCAATTCAACATACTCCCAGGAGCAGGGTAGAATCATCTCTGTGGTCTACACAGCTGTCACCCCTATGCTGAACCCCATCATTTACAGTCTGAGGAATAAGGAGGTAAAAAATGCATTGAGGAAAATCATAGCTTATGGAGCATGTGGTgtataa